In Microbacterium enclense, the DNA window CAGCGCGACTCGTGAGGGACGGTGAGACGCCGCTGCGGGCACAGGTTCGCGCGGGCGCGCTCTCAGCTGCCGTGCTCGCCGCGGTCTGGGCGTGGGCGGATCGCACCGCATCGGGACCGTCCCTCCCGGACACCCTGGCCGACGCCCTCGCTGCGACCTGAGAGCGCGCCGGGGCGGCGAGGGCCTTCCTGCCCGCGTAAACTCGTCTCATCATGGCGACTTTCGGCACCCTCTCCGACCGGCTCACAGAGACCTTCCGCAACCTCCGGAAGAAGGGCCAGCTCACCCCCGCCGACGTCGACGGGACGGTCCGCGAGATCCGCCGCGCGCTGCTCGACGCCGACGTCGCGCTGCCGGTGGTCAAGGAGTTCACCGCCGCGGTGCGCGAGCGCGCCCTCGGCGACGAGGTGAACCGCGCGCTGAACCCCGCGCAGCAGGTCGTGCAGATCGTCAACGACGAGCTCATCGGCATCCTCGGCGGTCAGCAGCGTCGCCTGCAGTTCGCCAAGAACCCCCCGACGGTCATCATGCTCGCCGGTCTCCAGGGCTCGGGAAAGACGACTTTCGCCGGCAAACTCGCGAAGATGCTGGAGAAGGACGGCCACACACCGCTTCTCGTCGCGTGCGACCTTCAGCGTCCCAACGCCGTCAACCAGCTCCAGGTCGTCGCCGAGCGCGCGGGAGCAGCGATCTACGCCCCGGAACCCGGCAACGGCGTCGGCGACCCGGTGAAGGTCGCTCGTGACGGAGTCGCCTACGCGACGCGTCAGCAGCACGACATCGTCATCATCGACACCGCCGGCCGTCTCGGCGTCGACGCGGAGCTGATGCAGCAGGCGTCCGACATCCGCACGGCGACGCAGCCCGACGAGGTGCTGTTCGTCATCGACGCGATGATCGGTCAGGATGCGGTGAACACCGCCAAGGCGTTCCAGGACGGCGTCGATTTCACCGGTGTCGTGCTGTCCAAGCTCGACGGCGACGCGCGCGGTGGCGCCGCTCTCTCGGTCGCGTCGGTGACCGGGCGACCCATCATCTTCGCGTCGACCGGTGAGGGTCTCGACGACGTCGAGCCCTTCCACCCCGACCGCATGGCATCCCGCATCCTCGACCTCGGTGACATCCTCACCCTGATCGAGCAGGCGCAGTCGGCCTTCGACGAGGCCGAGGCGATGAAGGTCGCCGAGAAGCTCGCGACCGAGACCTTCACGCTCGAGGACTTCCTCGAGCAGATGCAGCAGATGAAGAAGATGGGCTCCATGAAGAAGATGCTCGGGATGCTCCCGGGCATGGGAAACATGAAGCAACAGCTCGAGGACTTCGACGAGCGCGAGATCGACCGAACGGAGGCGATCATCCGTTCGATGACTCCGGGGGAGCGTCGCAACCCCAAGGTCCTCAACGGTTCCCGACGTCTGCGTATCGCGCGGGGCTCGGGCATGACCGTGACCGACGTCAACCAGCTGGTCCAGCGCTTCGAGCAGGCCGCGAAGATGATGAAAACCGTCGCGCGCGGTGGAGTGCCCAACATCCCCGGCATGGGGCCGGTGGGCGGCAAGCCCGGCGCGTCCTCCAAGCGCGGCAAGCAGCAGAAGGCGAAGGGCTCTCGCTCAGGAAACCCGGCCAAGCGTGCGGCGGAGAACGCGGGCATCGCGGCATCCGCCACTCCGACCGGGTCCGGTTTCGGCTTGGGCGGTCAGAAGGCGCCGACCGAGGCCGACCTCGCGGAGCTGCAGAAGATGCTCGGTCGCGGCTGAGTCGAGTTCGACTCAGGGCAGCACACCGGCGTCCTGCAGCGCCGATACGATCGTCTGCTCGATCGCCTTCTGGCCGCGCGCGGTGGGGTGCACGTCGTCGTCCTGGAGCCACTCCGGGTGGCCGACGAGGGGCTGGCCCACATCGATGTACGTTCCGCCCACCTCGTCGATCGCGTCATGCAGAGCGTCGGAGGTGACCGCCGTGTCATCGGGGACGTCGGGGTCGTCGTTCCAGATGGTGCTCAGGCCCACGATCTGCGCCGTCGGCGCGGCCTCGTGCAGCTCGTCGACCGTGGCGGCGGTCGCGGACCGGATGTCGTCGGAGTCCTGCCAGAAATCGTTGCTCGACGACTCCACGATCAACAGTTCGGGCTGCAGCGCGGCGACAGCGGGGGCGAATCCTGCGTACGCCGTTCCGCATTCGCCCTCGACGACGAAGCCCATCCCGCCGCACGCGAGGTTCGTCAGCGCGAGGTGGGATCGGGATGCCATGAGGTCGGGCCAGGCTTCTCCGAGATCCAGACCCGCCCCCGACATGAGCGAATCACCCACCGTCACGACCCGCAGACGCGGGGGAGTCGACGAGCTGGGCGCGGGGGCCGGTGACTCGACGGCGAAGGTCAAGTCCGGCTGCGAGGCGGTCGGTTCGGGCGCGCACGCGGTCAACGTCACGGCCAGGCCCACTACCAGCGCGACCGACGTTGTCCGGAAGCGGGCGCGCACGGTGGTCATGGCGTGATCCTAAAGGCGGGCGGCTATGAGAATCCGCCGAAGCCCCCGTGCGAGGGACGGGTCAGACACGCAGCGCGGCGAGGTGCTCACGCAGGGTCGGCCCCGCGCGGAACTCCCGGATGAGGTGCTGGACCACCTCACGAAGATCGCCGTCCGCGGCTTCGGCGATGGCGATCTGACGGGCTGAGCTGCCACCTGTCGAGAGGATCGTCTCGAGCCCGGCGAACTCGCGCGCGCACTTCAGTTCGAGGGCGATGTCGGCGATCTGCTCCATCGTCTCCTGGAGGTGTTCCACGACGTGACGCTGGGTGCCCTGGCGGTCGACGATCACGCGCGCGTCGAGGCCGTAGCGGGCGGCGCGCCACTTGTTCTCGCGCGCGAACCACGGCGGGACGCCGGGAAGGTCCTTGCCCTCGTCGAGAAGTCGCGAGAAGTGCTCGACGAGGGTCTGCGCGAGAGCCGCGACCGCGGCGAGTTCGGGGAGCGTCGACATCCCGTCGCACGCACGGATCTCCACCGTGCCCCAGCGCGGTGCCGGACGGATGTCCCACCTCACCTCACTGGCATCCGCCATCACGCCCGTGCGGACCATGTCATCGAGGTAGGACTCGAACTGCTCCCAGGTCTCCAGCTGCCATGGCAGTCCGGCGGTGGGCAGCTGCTGAAAGACCAGGGAGCGATTCGAGACGTATCCGGTCCGCTCCCCGGCCCAGAAGGGGCTGGATGCCGAAAGCGCCTGGAGATGGGGGAGATAGACGGTCAACGCGTTGACGATGGGCAGGACTTTGTCGACGTCGTCGACACCGACGTGGACGTGCACACCCCAGATCATCATGTTGCGCCCCCACCACTGGGTGCGATCGATGAGCGTGCGGTACCGGGTCTTGTCGGTGACCTGCTGGTCGAACCACTGGGCGAACGGGTGGCTCCCGGCGCAGAGCAGCTCGATGCCGCGCGGCTCGGTCTCCTCGCGCAGGGCGCCAATGGCGTCTGCGATGTCGTCGACCGCCTCGGCCACCGTGGACCCCACCCCGCTGGTGACCTCGACGGTGTTGGTCAGCAGCTCACCGGTGACCGTGAAGCGCTCCAACGCCGTGCGCTCTTCCACGAGGTCGAGGATCTCGGGAGCACGCGGGACGAGGTCGCCGGTAGCGCGGTCGGCGAGCATGAGCTCCCACTCCAGCCCCACGGACGAGCGCGTCGATGAAGCGAACTGCAGGGTCATGCGGTCAGTCTGACACGGGAGACACGGCACGCCATGTTTCGCGCCATGCCGTGTCATCTGGCAGAATAGAGGGTCGGACCAGGCACTCGACCCTCTATCCAGTGTCGGCCCGCCTTTTTTGAGCTTCCGCCGGGTGTGCACCCCACGCTCCAGGCGATCAGTTCGTTCGCTTTTCACCATTCAGGAGAAAATTCGTGGCTGTCAAGATTCGTCTCAAGCGTCTCGGTAAGATCCGTGCGCCCTATTACCGCATCGTCGTCGCCGACTCGCGCACCAAGCGCGATGGTCGCGTGATCGAGGAGATCGGCA includes these proteins:
- the ffh gene encoding signal recognition particle protein — its product is MATFGTLSDRLTETFRNLRKKGQLTPADVDGTVREIRRALLDADVALPVVKEFTAAVRERALGDEVNRALNPAQQVVQIVNDELIGILGGQQRRLQFAKNPPTVIMLAGLQGSGKTTFAGKLAKMLEKDGHTPLLVACDLQRPNAVNQLQVVAERAGAAIYAPEPGNGVGDPVKVARDGVAYATRQQHDIVIIDTAGRLGVDAELMQQASDIRTATQPDEVLFVIDAMIGQDAVNTAKAFQDGVDFTGVVLSKLDGDARGGAALSVASVTGRPIIFASTGEGLDDVEPFHPDRMASRILDLGDILTLIEQAQSAFDEAEAMKVAEKLATETFTLEDFLEQMQQMKKMGSMKKMLGMLPGMGNMKQQLEDFDEREIDRTEAIIRSMTPGERRNPKVLNGSRRLRIARGSGMTVTDVNQLVQRFEQAAKMMKTVARGGVPNIPGMGPVGGKPGASSKRGKQQKAKGSRSGNPAKRAAENAGIAASATPTGSGFGLGGQKAPTEADLAELQKMLGRG
- a CDS encoding SGNH/GDSL hydrolase family protein; translated protein: MTTVRARFRTTSVALVVGLAVTLTACAPEPTASQPDLTFAVESPAPAPSSSTPPRLRVVTVGDSLMSGAGLDLGEAWPDLMASRSHLALTNLACGGMGFVVEGECGTAYAGFAPAVAALQPELLIVESSSNDFWQDSDDIRSATAATVDELHEAAPTAQIVGLSTIWNDDPDVPDDTAVTSDALHDAIDEVGGTYIDVGQPLVGHPEWLQDDDVHPTARGQKAIEQTIVSALQDAGVLP
- a CDS encoding glutamate--cysteine ligase, with the translated sequence MTLQFASSTRSSVGLEWELMLADRATGDLVPRAPEILDLVEERTALERFTVTGELLTNTVEVTSGVGSTVAEAVDDIADAIGALREETEPRGIELLCAGSHPFAQWFDQQVTDKTRYRTLIDRTQWWGRNMMIWGVHVHVGVDDVDKVLPIVNALTVYLPHLQALSASSPFWAGERTGYVSNRSLVFQQLPTAGLPWQLETWEQFESYLDDMVRTGVMADASEVRWDIRPAPRWGTVEIRACDGMSTLPELAAVAALAQTLVEHFSRLLDEGKDLPGVPPWFARENKWRAARYGLDARVIVDRQGTQRHVVEHLQETMEQIADIALELKCAREFAGLETILSTGGSSARQIAIAEAADGDLREVVQHLIREFRAGPTLREHLAALRV